In one Saimiri boliviensis isolate mSaiBol1 chromosome 21, mSaiBol1.pri, whole genome shotgun sequence genomic region, the following are encoded:
- the PRR14L gene encoding protein PRR14L isoform X1, which produces MLSSGVETQPVPLDSSMSAVVQELYSELPVSVSKELHADPEPSVIPDVKPGASSSLLSQSRTLPLELQRTHAESCCEENCETLDHGSEPGRYGLVDSTAGGSVASGILDRANRSKSMEPKVFKDQGGQAEIIKEPSEGTKEDPHQHSTATEEKISPSQEDILMQSSKELSHVDLPEDFLRSKEGDVQITAEALLKSTEVQGMKTSGTKMDNNEGQKNGNVISQLDDLSAGCREFPEVDKIITSDEVSETSTLVTLEPLTFVDPGLTEATPKVEECEELKSCPWLSLPGNSAISNVDNREKELYKLNLVCEADDNHQQIHGHCNEQPSSACDSPTATSPLKENCQVSCFTSDLSGQESRTVSLENCGFEGDGLLKRSAEKTDYSYFYGGDDQRNNLPSREKEQLLIPRSERGGPFFINARQPEKEISGPSGEKELVVSSKENIHNNCCIQDSLHTRSSGSLMPNSFTEATGVMLNKNDLKITLDVQGNLTYPEDHKETFTNMSHLGRYSEESSFSSLMQVEESEQTTPTEPSLLSKSFYTKNGKSLVTIQRNLESNTQLNEASCNDFLFERKSIVSLMPEGQINPISEVLKPKKGTALLPPSPEFDYRPESEKVIQTSHDDIPLLDEQSIACEMNELSCTNELVINKVESECVLNQQVSLNSQDHAELPTDSVMHLNKEMPLKIGKDAQQSHHPPLECGADVTADIQTIPVQTKMKDISSPGNKTCGASSNSPTLNIKPVSLERKKEMADSGTKALHSRLLSNKREAAGFPQVVSVIECHNVPSQDISSCHCIRKHVSEENMCSACAAFKSSKINLQVDNSLITKCKNAFQHSHHYCQGAGDSVEKSSCKVSYTSEERELDGKETNGSLPGDKIKNKMTADLLNSGISNKTIHTLSNIKSSEEGLEGKGQDISKETVFCKYNISDHAIQELKQTVNIPSPEKMLDQSPPVMFSSFKDIKAVETLNQVDHKADEVLDSQSNQNRPDECRSEGQSAKETLGSDQRETVTKLQGEVSHNQKDLLVSSGSDNSLPCGSPKKGNLKADFVKISGCDESTEGMVNIVYTDCSNKPTEGVLDVKASNPLDCARQERLAFQEDSRSTLFQRELDAAHIGTIGQDSDFSDAAASIVGFLELKKSYEENVCRSLKDCEMEKCPDSCPHEMESIADHELNVRILDGVNVSLNHVHYAQQDNEITLRETQEMTEGSRLEISSEFGKESTFGISSKELMSCHDESSGSLGILKSIEIMPSQENSETNNNSEETDLKNLFKPKDAKILCENVKDRTVLPEMKEGVSRDRSNSSDGDSICTFVEKNACKACHFHGNSSDSYLPLTVKTETKVKGEETQEHQRGPPGDLTVGEQPEEMVTREVGGGDHVNNISQTHIKCEKMLSHSEKQQSPEVLDYRLQKEEEYIHQKEAHMISEQCISSSLLLDDAQNKNQPKVDKGESTMMNEVTLAQLAKNSIVAQTQKLEDQKEGSLHHPFKKDIEACTGSCHLGAPQKAQDPSSAGCDQIPGAFAKKEMLPLKKQPHRTCKKVSSQEQNSVGRKIGKIRSSAFLKSSSNPTPTKAHRLLSLCTVSAPTRLEPVTAPAKSLISHIPKQTTIPCHPLRSPNFRKPTKESALLDKLSILASKLAPAMKTQKLRYQRCSSELLPMAKSYKRLRYKRLLDGFSYNTAQLNPYLAASGWDKRPNSKPMALYSLESIKMSFIDLSKMPSLLFGSEIFPVSFHVKSSSSDCTTESSRTFPEHCAPARFALGEALQCPSQPPKWTFSFFLSHSCPGMATFREDTGIHSQTHTQAPLQPPPSLQDYGGTAIVQTRANCSVLGLHTLLALCSPGCYRIWTKKRNFSSHMPTMQRLFMTQFAQGLKGLRSPSSIANKVFCSLPYSVGRVLSIWSHHGPSACSFEISSLHSTHSKRQSSLGTTSSHTMLPYVPLPGMEATYNTSGSQTRLEPPFPALVPKSCLVAESAVSKLLLSASEFQVPGLDELDGVTATCPCPQSSPPEQKEAEPEKRPKKVSQIRIRKAIPRPDPNLTPMGLPRPKRLKKKEFSLEEIYTNKNYKSPPANRCLETIFEEPKERNGTLISISQQKRKRVLEFQDFTVPRKRRARGKVKVAGSFTRAQKAAVQSQELDALLIQKLMELETFFAKEEEQEPSSGC; this is translated from the exons ATGCTGTCATCTGGAGTAGAGACTCAGCCAGTTCCACTTGATTCCTCCATGTCTGCCGTGGTACAGGAATTATACTCTGAACTCCCAGTAAGCGTCTCCAAAGAGCTTCATGCTGACCCTGAGCCAAGTGTGATTCCAGATGTAAAACCTGGAGCCTCAAGCTCTCTTTTAAGTCAGAGTAGGACATTGCCCTTGGAGCTGCAGAGGACTCATGCGGAGAGTTGTTGTGAAGAAAACTGTGAGACCTTGGATCATGGGAGTGAGCCTGGGCGATATGGGCTAGTGGACTCCACAGCAGGAGGTTCTGTGGCTTCTGGGATCTTGGATAGGGCAAACAGAAGCAAGAGCATGGAGCCAAAGGTCTTCAAAGATCAAGGGGGGCAGGCGGAAATTATAAAAGAACCCTCTGAGGGAACAAAGGAAGATCCACATCAACATTCCACAGCTACTGAAGAAAAGATTAGCCCAAGTCAG GAGGATATCCTGATGCAGTCCAGCAAAGAACTTTCACATGTGGACCTCCCTGAAGATTTTCTAAGGAGCAAAG AAGGAGATGTACAGATTACAGCTGAAGCTCTGCTAAAATCTACCGAAGTACAAGGTATGAAGACCAGTGGGACTAAGATGGATAATAATGAAGGACAGAAAAATGGCAATGTGATCTCTCAGCTGGATGATCTCTCAGCTGGATGCAGAGAATTCCCAGAGGTAGACAAAATCATCACCAGTGATGAGGTTTCAGAAACCAGCACATTAGTTACCCTAGAACCTTTAACTTTTGTGGACCCTGGATTAACAGAAGCAACTCCTAAAGTAGAAGAATGTGAAGAATTAAAAAGTTGTCCTTGGTTGTCATTACCAGGAAACAGTGCCATTTCTAATGTGGACAATAGGGAGAAAGAGTTGTATAAACTAAACCTTGTCTGTGAGGCAGATGACAATCACCAACAAATTCATGGCCACTGTAATGAACAACCCAGTTCTGCATGTGATAGTCCCACAGCGACAAGCCCCTTGAAAGAAAACTGTCAAGTTTCATGTTTCACATCAGACTTGTCTGGTCAAGAATCCAGAACAGTATCCTTAGAAAACTGTGGTTTTGAAGGTGATGGTTTGCTAAAGAGATCTGCTGAAAAGACAgactattcttatttttatgggGGAGATGATCAAAGGAATAACTTGCCTTCTAGAGAAAAAGAACAGCTTTTGATTCCCAGGAGTGAAAGAGGTGGACCTTTTTTTATTAATGCCAGGCAACCAGAAAAGGAGATTAGTGGACCATCTGGTGAAAAAGAACTTGTTGtttcctcaaaagaaaatatccacAATAACTGTTGCATTCAAGACAGTCTCCATACAAGGAGCTCTGGTTCTTTAATGCCCAATTCTTTTACTGAAGCCACAGGAGTAATGTTAAATAAGAATGATTTGAAAATTACTTTAGATGTTCAAGGTAACTTAACATACCCTGAGGACCATAAAGAAACTTTTACTAATATGAGCCATCTAGGTAGATACTCTGAAGAAAGCAGTTTTTCCTCCTTGATGCAGGTTGAAGAGTCAGAACAGACAACCCCTACAGAGCCCAGTTTATTAAGTAAATCTTTTTACACTAAAAACGGTAAGTCCTTAGTCACCATCCAGAGAAATCTGGAAAGCAACACCCAGTTAAATGAAGCATCATGTAATGATTTTCTGTTTGAAAGAAAATCCATTGTGAGTTTAATGCCAGAGGGTCAGATAAATCCTATAAGTGAGGTGTTAAAACCCAAGAAAGGTACTGCTCTGTTACCACCATCCCCAGAATTTGATTACAGACCTGAGTCAGAAAAAGTTATACAGACCTCACATGATGATATTCCACTTTTAGATGAACAGAGCATAGCCTGTGAGATGAATGAACTTTCTTGTACCAATGAACTGGTTATAAACAAAGTAGAAAGTGAATGTGTTTTAAATCAACAAGTGTCCCTTAATTCTCAAGACCATGCAGAGTTGCCAACTGACTCTGTAATGCATTTAAACAAAGAGATGcctttaaaaataggcaaagatgCCCAACAGAGCCATCATCCTCCATTAGAGTGTGGAGCAGATGTCACTGCTGATATACAAACCATTCCTGTTCAGACAAAAATGAAAGACATCTCTTCACCAGGTAATAAAACCTGTGGTGCCTCTTCAAACAGTCCCACCTTAAACATCAAACCAGTAAgcctagagagaaaaaaagaaatggctgattcAGGAACAAAAGCTCTACATTCCAGGCTTCTTTCAAATAAGAGAGAAGCAGCTGGCTTTCCTCAAGTGGTCTCTGTCATAGAATGTCACAATGTTCCATCTCAGGATATCTCTAGCTGTCATTGTATAAGAAAACATGTATCTGAAGAAAACATGTGTTCAGCTTGTGCTGCTTTCAAGTCCAGCAAAATCAACCTGCAAGTTGATAACTCTTTgataacaaaatgtaaaaatgcattTCAGCACAGTCATCACTACTGCCAAGGAGCAGGAGACTCTGTGGAAAAAAGCAGCTGTAAAGTGAGTTATACATCAGAGGAAAGGGAACTTGATGGGAAAGAAACTAATGGCAGCCTTCCGGGAGATAAgatcaaaaacaaaatgacagcaGACTTGTTAAATAGTGGAATTTCAAACAAAACCATTCACACCTTGAGTAATATCAAATCTAGTGAGGAAGGGCTGGAAGGAAAGGGGCAGGATATATCCAAAGAAACTGTATTTTGTAAGTATAACATCTCTGATCATGCTATACAAGAACTAAAGCAGACTGTAAACATTCCAAGTCCTGAAAAAATGTTGGACCAGTCTCCTCCTGTTATGTTCTCCagttttaaagacataaaagcaGTTGAAACGCTCAATCAGGTTGATCATAAGGCAGATGAAGTCCTTGACTCTCAGAGTAACCAAAACAGACCAGATGAATGCAGAAGTGAAGGTCAGTCAGCTAAGGAGACACTAGGTAGTGACCAGAGAGAGACTGTCACCAAGCTTCAGGGAGAGGTAAGCCACAACCAAAAAGATCTGCTGGTCAGCTCAGGCAGTGATAACTCACTACCTTGTGGTAGTCCAAAAAAAGGCAATTTGAAAGCAGACTTTGTCAAGATTTCTGGTTGTGATGAGTCCACAGAAGGTATGGTAAATATCGTCTACACAGACTGTAGTAATAAGCCTACAGAAGGTGTGCTGGACGTTAAAGCGTCTAATCCACTGGATTGTGCAAGGCAAGAGAGATTGGCATTCCAAGAGGACTCAAGGAGTACCTTGTTTCAAAGAGAACTGGATGCTGCCCATATAGGAACAATTGGCCAGGACTCCGATTTCTCAGATGCTGCTGCTTCTATAGTGGGCTTTCTTGAACTAAAAAAATCGTATGAAGAAAATGTATGCAGATCTTTAAAAGACTGTGAAATGGAAAAGTGTCCAGACTCTTGTCCCCATGAGATGGAGTCTATTGCAGATCATGAACTAAATGTAAGAATATTGGATGGAGTAAATGTGTCTTTAAATCATGTCCATTATGCACAGCAAGATAATGAAATAACTCTCAGAGAAACACAAGAAATGACTGAAGGATCAAGACTAGAAATAAGCTCTGAGTTTGGCAAAGAAAGTACCTTTGGAATTTCCTCAAAAGAGTTAATGTCTTGCCATGATGAGAGCTCCGGTTCCCTAGGAATCCTGAAATCCATTGAAATAATGCCTTCTcaagaaaattcagaaactaataataacagtgaagaaactgacctgaaaaatctttttaaacCAAAAGATGCTAAAATTCTTTGTGAAAATGTAAAGGACCGCACAGTCCTTCCTGAGATGAAGGAAGGAGTATCAAGAGATAGGAGTAATTCTAGTGACGGAGACAGCATATGTACCTTTGTGGAAAAGAATGCTTGCAAAGCTTGTCACTTTCACGGGAATTCCTCTGACAGTTATTTGCCTTTAACAGTGAAAACAGAAACTAAAGTGAAAGGAGAAGAAACTCAAGAGCATCAGAGGGGACCACCAGGTGACTTGACTGTTGGGGAGCAACCTGAGGAGATGGTTACCAGAGAAGTTGGCGGTGGCGATCATGTGAACAACATCTCTCAGACCCACATTAAATGCGAAAAGATGCTTAGTCACAGTGAAAAACAGCAGAGCCCTGAGGTTTTGGACTACAGGTTGCAGAAAGAAGAGGAATATATACATCAAAAGGAAGCACATATGATATCGGAACAATGCATATCATCCAGTCTGTTGTTAGATGATGCACAAAATAAGAACCAACCTAAGGTTGACAAAGGTGAGTCCACCATGATGAATGAAGTCACGCTAGCACAGCTGGCCAAGAACAGCATTGTAGCACAGACTCAGAAGTTAGAAGACCAGAAGGAAGGAAGCTTACATCATCCATTTAAGAAGGACATTGAGGCATGCACAGGTTCTTGCCATCTTGGTGCCCCTCAGAAAGCACAAGATCCCTCCTCTGCTGGGTGTGATCAAATACCTGGTGCCTttgcaaagaaagaaatgcttcctTTAAAGAAGCAGCCCCATCGAACTTGTAAGAAAGTTTCCAGTCAGGAGCAAAACAGTGTGGGGAGAAAAATAGGTAAAATCAGAAGTTCTGCCTTTTTAAAGAGTTCCTCCAATCCCACCCCAACAAAAGCACACAGACTTCTCAGTCTGTGTACTGTGTCTGCACCTACACGATTAGAACCTGTAACAGCACCTGCCAAGAGCTTGATTAGCCACATACCAAAGCAGACAACTATACCATGCCATCCCTTGAGGAGCCCGAATTTTAGGAAGCCTACCAAAGAATCAGCCTTACTAGACAAGCTGTCCATCCTTGCCTCCAAACTGGCCCCAGCCATGAAGACTCAGAAACTAAGATACCAACGGTGTTCCTCTGAACTTCTTCCAATGGCTAAAAGCTATAAGCGCCTCAGATACAAAAGGCTCCTGGACGGATTTTCATACAACACAGCACAGCTGAATCCATATTTGGCAGCCAGTGGATGGGATAAGAGGCCTAACAGTAAACCCATGGCACTTTATTCTCTCGAATCCATCAAGATGAGCTTCATAGATTTGAGCAAGATGCCGTCACTGCTATTTGGTTCTGAAATCTTCCCAGTATCCTTTCATGTGAAATCGTCCAGCTCAGATTGCACGACTGAGTCCTCAAGGACTTTTCCTGAGCACTGTGCTCCAGCAAGGTTTGCCTTAGGAGAGGCCCTCCAGTGcccgtctcaacctcccaagtggaccttttctttcttcttgtcccACAGTTGCCCTGGGATGGCCACATTCAGGGAAGACACTGGCATCCATAGTCAGACCCACACTCAGGCTCCTCTTCAGCCTCCACCTTCTCTCCAAGACTATGGAGGCACTGCCATAGTCCAGACCAGAGCCAACTGCTCTGTCCTTGGCCTTCACACACTTCTAGCACTTTGTTCCCCGGGATGTTACCGAATCTGGACAAAAAAACGGAACTTCTCCAGCCACATGCCTACCATGCAGAGGCTCTTCATGACCCAGTTTGCACAGGGCTTGAAAGGGTTGCGGTCTCCATCCTCCATAGCAAACAAGGTCTTCTGTTCTCTGCCCTACTCGGTGGGCAGAGTGCTGTCCATTTGGAGCCACCATGGGCCTTCTGCATGCTCCTTCGAAATCTCTTCTCTTCATTCCACTCACAGCAAGCGGCAATCAAGTCTGGGCACCACAAGCAG CCACACCATGTTACCATATGTGCCTCTTCCAGGCATGGAAGCTACATATAACACCAGCGGCAGTCAGACGAG GTTGGAGCCTCCATTCCCTGCCTTGGTACCAAAGTCTTGCTTGGTAGCAGAATCAGCTGTCAGCAAGCTCCTGCTTTCAGCCTCTGAGTTCCAAGTTCCTGGGTTGGATGAGCTGGATGGTGTGACGGCAACATGCCCCTGCCCACAGAGCAGCCCTCCGGAACAGAAAGAG